One genomic window of Papilio machaon chromosome 17, ilPapMach1.1, whole genome shotgun sequence includes the following:
- the LOC106716152 gene encoding transmembrane emp24 domain-containing protein bai isoform X1 has protein sequence MEVHYLVFLLSIFWHGCQGIMWSLAPNTQKCLKEELHANVLVAGEYEVGEASGQRVDYIVRDSKGHILSQKDSIAKGKFTFVTETYDTFEVCFISKVPPERRGVSQEVFLNIKVGFEAKNYEGNTWIGEAAKLKPMELELKRLEDLSEAIVQDFTLMRKREEEMRDTNESTNNRVLFFSIFSMVCLLGLATWQVLYLRRYFKAKKLIE, from the exons ATGGAGGTACATTATCTCGTTTTCCTTTTGAGTATCTTCTGGCATGGTTGCCAAGGTATAATGTGGAGTTTGGCACCAAACACCCAAAAGTGTTTAAAGGAAGAATTACACGCTAATGTGCTTGTTGCTGGTGAATATGAAGTGGGAGAGGCTTCCGGACAGCGAGTAGATTACATA GTTAGGGATTCAAAAGGACACATACTGTCACAGAAGGACTCAATAGCGAAAGGAAAGTTCACATTTGTCACTGAAACATATGACACATTtgaagtttgttttatatcaaaagtgCCCCCAG agCGCAGGGGTGTCAGTCAAGAAGTTTTCTTAAACATTAAAGTTGGATTTGAGGCTAAAAATTATGAGGGT AACACTTGG ATTGGTGAGGCGGCCAAGCTGAAGCCAATGGAGTTGGAGTTGAAGAGATTGGAAGATCTCTCAGAAGCTATTGTTCAAGACTTTACTCTCATGAGGAAGAGAGAGGAGGAGATGCGAGATACCAACG aatCCACAAACAACCGAGTTCTATTCTTCAGTATATTCTCTATGGTATGCCTGTTGGGGTTGGCCACTTGGCAAGTTCTATATCTGCGTCGCTACTTCAAAGCCAAGAAGCTAATTGAATAA
- the LOC106716152 gene encoding transmembrane emp24 domain-containing protein bai isoform X2 — protein sequence MEVHYLVFLLSIFWHGCQGIMWSLAPNTQKCLKEELHANVLVAGEYEVGEASGQRVDYIVRDSKGHILSQKDSIAKGKFTFVTETYDTFEVCFISKVPPERRGVSQEVFLNIKVGFEAKNYEGIGEAAKLKPMELELKRLEDLSEAIVQDFTLMRKREEEMRDTNESTNNRVLFFSIFSMVCLLGLATWQVLYLRRYFKAKKLIE from the exons ATGGAGGTACATTATCTCGTTTTCCTTTTGAGTATCTTCTGGCATGGTTGCCAAGGTATAATGTGGAGTTTGGCACCAAACACCCAAAAGTGTTTAAAGGAAGAATTACACGCTAATGTGCTTGTTGCTGGTGAATATGAAGTGGGAGAGGCTTCCGGACAGCGAGTAGATTACATA GTTAGGGATTCAAAAGGACACATACTGTCACAGAAGGACTCAATAGCGAAAGGAAAGTTCACATTTGTCACTGAAACATATGACACATTtgaagtttgttttatatcaaaagtgCCCCCAG agCGCAGGGGTGTCAGTCAAGAAGTTTTCTTAAACATTAAAGTTGGATTTGAGGCTAAAAATTATGAGGGT ATTGGTGAGGCGGCCAAGCTGAAGCCAATGGAGTTGGAGTTGAAGAGATTGGAAGATCTCTCAGAAGCTATTGTTCAAGACTTTACTCTCATGAGGAAGAGAGAGGAGGAGATGCGAGATACCAACG aatCCACAAACAACCGAGTTCTATTCTTCAGTATATTCTCTATGGTATGCCTGTTGGGGTTGGCCACTTGGCAAGTTCTATATCTGCGTCGCTACTTCAAAGCCAAGAAGCTAATTGAATAA